Proteins encoded by one window of Paludisphaera rhizosphaerae:
- a CDS encoding DUF5989 family protein: MSEAPRRTEFEKAAAEGEGESLVAEFLAFLGENKKWWLMPIVVVMLLLGVLIWLSSTAAAPFIYTLF; the protein is encoded by the coding sequence ATGTCCGAAGCCCCGCGCCGAACCGAATTTGAGAAGGCCGCCGCCGAAGGCGAGGGCGAAAGCCTCGTCGCCGAGTTCCTGGCCTTCCTTGGAGAGAACAAGAAGTGGTGGCTGATGCCGATCGTGGTCGTGATGCTCTTGCTGGGCGTCCTGATCTGGCTCTCCAGCACGGCCGCCGCCCCGTTCATCTACACTCTCTTCTGA
- a CDS encoding carbamoyltransferase family protein yields MTAILGVSAFYHDSAAALVVDGRIAAAAQEERFTRIKHDAAFPTRAVAYCLEAAGLSPADVDYVVFYDKPLTKFERLLETYLAYAPAGFKSFRLAIPLWLKDKLHMRRMIREALGLGCRARLVFTDHHESHAASAFFPSPFDRAAILTLDGVGEWSTTTVGVGEGSRIDLLEHIAFPHSLGLLYSAFTYYCGFKVNSGEYKLMGLAPYGRPIYKDAILDRLMDLKPDGSFRLDMDYFQYCQGLTMTNARFDELFGGPPRSPESNLEQRHMDLAASIQWVTEEVVLRIGREAHRKTGANNLVMAGGVALNCVANGRLLREGPFDDIWIQPAAGDAGGALGGALFVWHQLLEKPREPHGRDSQQGSFLGPRFTNEEIGRFLAGQGVDAAPCETEAELCEQVAGHLADDKIVGWFHGRMEFGPRSLGARSIIGDPRSPAMQATMNLKIKFRESFRPFAPAVLRERASDWFEIDPEHESPYMLLVAPVREDRRTPIDAEALRTMQDDPDLRRRVNVVRSEVPAITHVDYSARLQTVDEERNPQFHRLIEAFERLTGCPILVNTSFNVRGEPIVCTPEDAYRCFLATDMDVLVLEDYVIVKDDAARKAGASVRERYLSQFQLD; encoded by the coding sequence ATGACGGCGATCCTGGGGGTTTCCGCGTTCTACCACGACAGCGCCGCCGCTCTGGTGGTGGACGGCCGGATCGCCGCCGCCGCCCAGGAGGAGCGGTTCACGCGCATCAAGCACGACGCCGCGTTTCCCACGAGGGCCGTCGCGTATTGTCTCGAGGCCGCCGGCCTGAGTCCGGCCGACGTCGATTACGTCGTCTTCTACGACAAGCCGCTCACGAAGTTCGAACGGCTTCTCGAGACCTATCTGGCCTACGCACCCGCCGGCTTCAAGAGCTTCCGTTTGGCCATCCCGCTCTGGCTGAAGGACAAGCTTCACATGCGGCGGATGATCCGGGAGGCCCTGGGCCTCGGCTGTCGCGCCCGCTTGGTCTTCACCGACCACCACGAGAGCCACGCCGCCAGCGCCTTCTTTCCGAGCCCCTTCGACCGCGCCGCGATCCTCACCCTCGACGGCGTCGGCGAGTGGAGCACGACGACCGTGGGCGTCGGCGAGGGCTCGCGGATCGATCTGCTCGAGCACATCGCCTTTCCGCACTCGCTGGGCCTGCTGTACTCGGCGTTCACCTACTACTGCGGGTTCAAGGTCAACAGCGGCGAATACAAGCTGATGGGCCTGGCCCCTTATGGTCGGCCCATCTATAAGGATGCGATCCTCGATCGCCTGATGGACCTCAAGCCCGACGGCAGCTTTCGGCTGGACATGGATTACTTCCAGTACTGCCAGGGGCTGACCATGACCAACGCCCGGTTCGATGAGCTGTTCGGCGGCCCGCCGCGGTCGCCGGAGTCGAACCTCGAACAGCGGCACATGGACCTGGCGGCGAGCATCCAGTGGGTGACGGAGGAGGTCGTCCTCCGGATCGGCCGCGAGGCGCACCGGAAGACGGGGGCGAACAACCTCGTGATGGCGGGCGGCGTGGCCCTCAACTGCGTGGCCAACGGTCGGCTCCTCCGCGAAGGGCCTTTCGACGACATCTGGATCCAGCCCGCGGCCGGCGACGCCGGTGGGGCGCTCGGTGGGGCGCTCTTCGTCTGGCATCAACTACTGGAGAAGCCTCGTGAGCCCCACGGCCGCGACTCCCAGCAGGGGAGTTTCCTGGGCCCTCGGTTCACGAACGAGGAGATCGGCCGGTTCCTGGCGGGGCAGGGGGTGGACGCGGCTCCCTGTGAAACCGAGGCCGAGCTTTGCGAGCAGGTCGCCGGTCACCTCGCCGACGACAAGATCGTCGGCTGGTTTCACGGCCGGATGGAGTTCGGCCCGCGCTCGCTGGGCGCCCGCAGCATCATCGGCGATCCCCGATCGCCCGCCATGCAGGCGACGATGAACCTCAAGATCAAGTTCCGCGAGAGCTTCCGCCCCTTCGCACCGGCCGTCCTCCGCGAGCGCGCCTCCGACTGGTTCGAGATCGACCCGGAGCACGAGAGCCCCTACATGCTCCTCGTCGCCCCGGTGCGTGAGGATCGCCGCACGCCGATCGACGCCGAGGCTCTCAGGACGATGCAGGACGATCCCGACCTCCGACGGCGGGTCAACGTGGTCCGCTCCGAGGTGCCGGCGATTACGCACGTCGACTACAGCGCGCGGCTTCAGACCGTCGACGAGGAACGCAACCCTCAGTTCCACAGGCTCATCGAGGCTTTCGAGCGGCTCACCGGCTGCCCGATTCTGGTCAACACCAGCTTCAACGTTCGCGGCGAGCCCATCGTCTGCACGCCCGAGGACGCCTACCGCTGCTTCCTGGCCACCGACATGGACGTCCTCGTCCTGGAGGACTACGTGATCGTCAAGGACGACGCCGCGCGGAAGGCCGGCGCGAGCGTCCGCGAACGGTATCTCTCCCAGTTTCAGCTCGACTGA
- a CDS encoding DUF1697 domain-containing protein yields the protein MTQISRTGEDGPNSRTVLVALYRGINVGGNNAVKMESLRSMHERLGHRGVKTYIQSGNVVFAADGPIEEVAKACAVEFARDFGFSSRVMLVDATRWSEIVAGNPYSEPAAEDPKTVHVGICLGTPDAERMAALLAKAKGREAFEIRGDVVYLHAPDGLGRSKFAEGMEKAAGVPMTMRNWRTMETLRDLAAAVED from the coding sequence GTGACCCAGATCAGCCGCACCGGCGAGGACGGCCCGAACTCTCGGACCGTCCTCGTCGCGCTGTATCGGGGTATCAACGTCGGCGGCAATAACGCCGTGAAGATGGAGTCCCTGCGCTCCATGCACGAGCGGCTTGGACACCGCGGCGTGAAGACCTACATCCAGAGCGGCAACGTCGTCTTCGCGGCCGACGGGCCGATCGAAGAGGTCGCCAAGGCCTGCGCCGTGGAGTTCGCCCGCGATTTCGGGTTCTCGTCGCGGGTCATGCTCGTCGATGCGACTCGGTGGTCCGAGATCGTGGCGGGCAATCCTTACTCGGAGCCCGCCGCGGAAGACCCGAAAACGGTCCACGTCGGCATTTGCCTCGGCACCCCGGACGCGGAGCGTATGGCGGCGCTGCTGGCCAAGGCCAAAGGACGCGAGGCGTTCGAGATCCGAGGCGACGTCGTGTATCTCCACGCCCCCGACGGCCTCGGCCGCTCGAAGTTCGCCGAGGGGATGGAGAAAGCGGCCGGCGTCCCGATGACCATGCGGAACTGGCGGACGATGGAAACGCTCCGCGACCTGGCCGCAGCCGTCGAGGACTGA
- a CDS encoding SxtJ family membrane protein, which produces MQWSDIKFDPTLKTLRQFAAIGFVFFGGLALHQGLYRGRTTVAMVLGGVALVMGLLGLVAPALLRPIYVAWMVLAFPIGWTVSLLTLAVMYYGLFTPLALLFRLIGRDPLDRRFEPAAETYWTPKTTPTDPRRYFKQF; this is translated from the coding sequence ATGCAGTGGTCCGACATCAAGTTCGACCCGACGCTGAAGACGCTCCGGCAGTTCGCCGCGATCGGTTTCGTCTTCTTCGGGGGGCTCGCCCTGCACCAGGGGCTTTACCGAGGCCGCACGACGGTCGCCATGGTCCTGGGCGGGGTCGCCCTGGTCATGGGCCTGCTGGGACTGGTCGCCCCGGCTCTGCTGAGGCCGATCTACGTCGCCTGGATGGTTCTAGCCTTCCCGATCGGCTGGACGGTCTCGCTGTTGACCCTGGCTGTCATGTATTACGGGCTGTTCACGCCGCTGGCCCTGCTGTTCCGGCTAATCGGCCGCGACCCGCTCGACCGTCGATTCGAGCCGGCCGCCGAAACGTACTGGACTCCCAAGACGACCCCCACGGATCCCCGCCGCTACTTCAAGCAGTTCTGA
- a CDS encoding sugar O-acetyltransferase encodes MPSEREKMLAGELYDPADPELVAARERARDLCWALNATRDADADERRRILRELFGAGGDTVGMQPPFFCDYGSNIRMGERVFFNFNCVVLDVAEVRIGSYTMFGPSVQIYTAMHPMDAAARRLREYARPVSIGEDVWVGGAAVICPGVTIGSRSVIGAGSVVTRDVPEGVFAAGNPCRVIRPIEG; translated from the coding sequence ATGCCCAGCGAACGCGAGAAGATGCTGGCCGGGGAGTTGTACGACCCGGCCGACCCCGAGCTGGTCGCGGCGCGCGAGCGAGCCCGCGACCTTTGCTGGGCCCTCAACGCCACGCGAGACGCCGACGCCGACGAGCGTCGGCGAATCCTCCGCGAGTTGTTCGGGGCCGGTGGGGATACCGTTGGGATGCAGCCGCCGTTCTTCTGCGACTACGGTTCGAACATCCGTATGGGAGAGCGGGTCTTCTTCAACTTCAACTGTGTCGTGCTGGACGTCGCCGAGGTCCGCATCGGCTCGTACACGATGTTCGGCCCCTCGGTCCAGATCTACACGGCGATGCACCCGATGGACGCCGCCGCTCGTCGCCTGCGCGAGTACGCTCGCCCGGTGTCGATCGGCGAGGACGTCTGGGTCGGCGGCGCGGCGGTGATCTGCCCGGGGGTGACGATCGGCTCGCGGTCGGTGATCGGCGCCGGCAGCGTCGTCACCCGCGACGTCCCCGAGGGCGTCTTCGCCGCGGGCAATCCCTGCCGCGTCATCCGGCCGATCGAGGGCTGA
- the gpmA gene encoding 2,3-diphosphoglycerate-dependent phosphoglycerate mutase has product MPKIVLLRHGESIWNKENLFTGWYDVDLSDQGKVEAKKAGEVLKAEGFAFDVAYTSVLKRAIRTLWYTLDELDQMWLPVFKTWRLNERHYGALQGLNKAQTAAKYGDEQVLVWRRSYDTPPPALEESDPRYPGTDPRYAGLTKAELPKTECLKDTVARVLPYWNETIAPAIKSGKRVIIAAHGNSLRALVKYLDGISDDDIVGLNIPTGIPLVYELTDDLKPIKNYYLGDQDEIAKKAAAVAAQGKAK; this is encoded by the coding sequence ATGCCCAAGATCGTCCTGTTGCGCCACGGCGAAAGCATCTGGAACAAAGAGAACCTGTTCACCGGCTGGTACGACGTCGACCTGTCGGATCAGGGGAAGGTCGAGGCCAAGAAGGCCGGCGAGGTGCTCAAGGCGGAGGGGTTCGCGTTCGACGTGGCCTACACGTCGGTCCTCAAGCGGGCGATCCGCACCCTCTGGTACACGCTCGACGAGCTGGACCAGATGTGGCTCCCGGTCTTCAAGACGTGGCGGCTCAACGAGCGGCACTACGGGGCGCTCCAGGGGCTGAACAAGGCCCAGACGGCCGCCAAGTACGGCGATGAGCAGGTCCTCGTATGGCGCCGCAGCTACGACACGCCTCCGCCGGCCCTGGAGGAGTCCGACCCCCGCTATCCCGGCACCGACCCCCGTTACGCCGGACTGACCAAGGCTGAGCTCCCCAAGACCGAGTGCCTCAAGGACACGGTCGCACGGGTCCTCCCCTACTGGAACGAGACGATCGCCCCGGCCATCAAGTCCGGGAAGCGGGTCATCATCGCCGCCCACGGCAACAGCCTCCGGGCGCTGGTGAAGTACCTCGACGGGATCTCCGACGACGACATCGTCGGCCTCAACATCCCGACGGGCATCCCGCTCGTTTATGAGCTGACCGACGACCTCAAGCCGATCAAGAACTACTACCTGGGCGACCAGGACGAGATCGCCAAGAAGGCCGCCGCGGTCGCCGCCCAGGGCAAGGCGAAGTGA